A stretch of Nyctibius grandis isolate bNycGra1 chromosome 24, bNycGra1.pri, whole genome shotgun sequence DNA encodes these proteins:
- the TRAPPC3 gene encoding trafficking protein particle complex subunit 3, with protein MSRQAGRGTESKKMNSELFTLTYGALVTQLCKDYENDEDVNKQLDKMGYNIGVRLIEDFLARSNVGRCHDFRETADVIAKIAFKMYLGITPSITNWSPGGDEFSLILENNPLVDFVELPDNHSSLIYSNLLCGVLRGALEMVQMAVDVKFVQDTLKGDSVTEIRMKFIRRIEDNLPAGEE; from the exons AACTCGGAGCTCTTCACGCTGACGTACGGCGCTCTGGTCACCCAGCTGTGCAAGGACTATGAGAACGACGAGGATGTCAACAAGCAGCTTGACAAAAT GGGTTACAACATAGGTGTTCGGCTCATAGAAGACTTCCTTGCCCGGTCCAACGTCGGAAGATGCCACGATTTCCGTGAGACTGCAGATGTTATTGCAAAG ATAGCATTTAAAATGTACCTGGGCATCACTCCGAGCATCACCAACTGGAGTCCTGGAGGCGATGAGTTCTCCCTGATCTTGGAAAATAACCCCTTGGTGGACTTTGTTGAGCTCCCTGACAACCACTCATCTCTCATCTATTCCAACTTGCTGTGTGGAGTGCTGCGAGGTGCCCTGGAAATG GTTCAGATGGCCGTAGATGTAAAATTTGTCCAGGACACGCTGAAGGGTGACAGCGTCACAGAAATAAGAATGAAGTTCATCAGGCGGATTGAAGACAACCTTCCAGCTGGTGAAGAGTGA